Proteins from a genomic interval of Acinonyx jubatus isolate Ajub_Pintada_27869175 chromosome B4, VMU_Ajub_asm_v1.0, whole genome shotgun sequence:
- the BHLHE41 gene encoding class E basic helix-loop-helix protein 41, with amino-acid sequence MDEGIPHLQERQLLEHRDFIGLDYSSLYMCKPKRSMKRDDSKDTYKLPHRLIEKKRRDRINECIAQLKDLLPEHLKLTTLGHLEKAVVLELTLKHLKALTALTEQQHQKIIALQNGERSLKSPIQSDLDAFHSGFQTCAKEVLQYLSRFESWTPREQRCVQLINHLHAVATQFLPTPQLLTQQVPLSKGTGAPSAAAPAGSAAAPCLERAGQKLEPLAHCVPVIQRTQPSAELAAENDTDTDSGYGGEAEARPDREKGKGAGASRVTIKQEPPGEDSPAPKRMKLDSRGGGGLGGGAAAAAAALLGPDPAAAAALLRPDAALLSSLVAFGGGGGAPFAQPAAAAAAAAPFCLPFYFLSPSAAAAYVQPFLDKSGLEKYLYPAAAAAPFPLLYPGIPAPAAAAAAAAAAAAAAAFPCLSSVLSPPPEKAGAAAATLLPHEVAPPGALHPPHPHGRTHLSFAGAREPGNPESSAQEDPSQPGKETP; translated from the exons ATGGACGAAGGAATTCCTCATTTGCAAGAGAGACAGTTACTGGAACATAGAGATTTTATAGG ACTGGACTATTCCTCTTTGTATATGTGTAAGCCCAAAAGGAGCATGAAGCGAGACGATAGCAAG GATACCTACAAATTACCGCACagattaatagaaaagaaaagaagagatcgAATTAATGAATGCATTGCTCAGCTGAAAGATTTACTGCCTGAACATCTGAAGTTGACA ACTCTGGGGCATCTGGAGAAAGCGGTAGTATTGGAATTAACTTTGAAACACTTAAAAGCTTTAACAGCCTTAACCGAGCAGCAGCATCAGAAGATAATTGCTTTACAGAATG GGGAGCGATCTCTGAAATCGCCCATTCAGTCCGACTTGGATGCGTTCCACTCCGGATTTCAAACATGCGCCAAAGAAGTCTTGCAATACCTCTCCCGGTTTGAGAGCTGGACGCCCAGGGAGCAGCGGTGTGTCCAGCTGATCAACCACTTGCACGCCGTGGCCACCCAGTTCTTGCCCACCCCTCAGCTGTTGACTCAACAGGTTCCTCTGAGCAAAGGCACTGGCGCGCCCTCGGCCGCCGCCCCCGCAGGGTCTGCGGCCGCCCCCTGCCTGGAGCGCGCCGGGCAGAAGCTTGAGCCCCTCGCCCACTGCGTCCCGGTCATCCAGCGGACTCAGCCCAGCGCCGAGCTCGCCGCCGAGAACGACACGGACACCGACAGCGGCTACGGCGGCGAGGCCGAGGCTCGGCCGGACCGCGAGAAGGGCAAAGGCGCCGGGGCGAGCCGCGTCACTATCAAGCAGGAGCCCCCCGGGGAGGACTCGCCGGCGCCCAAGAGGATGAAGCTGGATTCCCGTGGCGGCGGCGGCCTGGGgggcggcgcggcggcggcggcggccgcgctCCTGGGGCCCGACCCGGCCGCCGCGGCAGCGCTGCTGAGACCCGACGCCGCCCTGCTCAGCTCGCTGGTGGCTTTCGGCGGAGGCGGGGGCGCGCCCTTCGCGCAGCCcgcggccgccgcggccgccgcggccCCCTTCTGCCTGCCCTTCTACTTCCTCTCGCCTTCGGCGGCCGCCGCCTACGTGCAGCCCTTCCTGGACAAGAGCGGCCTGGAGAAGTACCTGTATCCGGCGGCGGCCGCCGCCCCGTTCCCACTACTGTACCCCGGCATCCCCGCGCcggcagccgccgccgccgccgccgctgcagccgccgccgccgccgccttccCCTGCCTGTCCTCGGTGTTGTCGCCCCCTCCCGAGAAGGCCGGCGCCGCCGCCGCGACCCTCCTGCCGCACGAGGTGGCGCCCCCTGGGGCGCTGCACCCCCCGCACCCGCACGGCCGCACCCACCTGTCCTTCGCTGGCGCCCGTGAGCCCGGGAACCCGGAGAGCTCTGCTCAGGAAGATCCCTCGCAGCCAGGAAAGGAGACCCCCTGA